The following proteins come from a genomic window of Candidatus Diapherotrites archaeon:
- the csx7 gene encoding CRISPR-associated RAMP protein Csx7 — protein sequence MDHKILRRKVRIKGTLAFDNAFHIGSGREGELGTSMGVLRDLDGCPILPGSSLKGSFRSGCERLAPYLNLKTCLLDRSLSGEDCVGDESYRRRVFQAFKDLKEEADKVAWLTDHTCDICRLFGSPLQSSRIFFSDGQLIEWAGTTQMRDGVCIDRDTETARPKLKYDFEVVPPGARFEIVIDLENPEDHELALVGAVLAEWQSGIRLGGFTSRGLGGVRLDSLAVFELDYGNLEQLRGYLLQGALTEAHSLLTDCLTNRLQP from the coding sequence ATGGACCACAAGATATTGCGGCGGAAAGTGAGGATTAAGGGAACGCTCGCTTTTGATAACGCCTTCCATATCGGCTCTGGACGAGAAGGCGAACTGGGAACGTCAATGGGAGTCCTTCGGGACTTGGATGGTTGCCCAATACTGCCTGGATCATCCCTCAAAGGGAGTTTCCGGTCCGGGTGCGAGCGCCTGGCCCCTTACCTGAACCTCAAAACCTGTCTGCTGGACCGTTCATTATCAGGCGAAGACTGCGTGGGAGATGAAAGTTATCGCCGGAGGGTATTCCAAGCGTTCAAAGATCTTAAGGAAGAGGCTGACAAAGTGGCATGGCTGACTGACCATACCTGCGACATCTGTCGTCTTTTCGGCTCCCCCCTCCAGTCTTCCCGCATCTTTTTCAGCGATGGCCAGTTGATTGAGTGGGCCGGTACCACACAGATGCGTGACGGTGTCTGCATTGATCGGGATACAGAAACTGCTCGCCCTAAGCTTAAGTATGATTTTGAAGTGGTTCCTCCGGGAGCCCGGTTTGAAATCGTTATTGACCTCGAAAACCCAGAAGACCACGAATTGGCCCTGGTAGGGGCGGTGCTGGCAGAATGGCAATCTGGCATCCGCTTGGGAGGCTTTACTTCAAGGGGACTCGGTGGGGTACGGCTAGATAGTCTTGCTGTATTTGAATTGGACTATGGCAATTTGGAGCAGCTGCGTGGCTATCTGCTCCAGGGCGCCCTGACCGAGGCCCACTCCCTTTTAACCGACTGTCTGACAAACCGGTTGCAGCCCTGA